The Deltaproteobacteria bacterium genome contains a region encoding:
- a CDS encoding insulinase family protein, which produces MNDPVHKSVLANGLRVVTVELPHLHTGMIAAYVRAGSRHEEPSRNGVSHFLEHLFFRGSEGYPDGRTLNALVEDCGGSLNGVTTRDHGYYFSPVHPERLEVPLAVLGDMLARPLFKEIELEREVILEEILDEVDEKGRDIDIDNLAKGALFPGHPLGLKIAGTPASVSALTEEHLRAHHARAYGARNIVLAAAGPLRHDRLLALAERHFGSLRSGEVLDDESLNGAPRGPQLVAVDHTDAQMELQVSFRGPPEEHADFPVLRVIKRVLDDGLASRLQMQLVERKALAYSVGAGMDGFSDCSVFEVGCACAPRKATAALSEMLRLLAELRDTDVPDDELLRAKKKSRISLEFSLDSPADMIGWFGAGELLHPPAEPFQQWLERIENVTAADVRRVASALFRRENLVACAVGPLSGVEPKLRAAAESGL; this is translated from the coding sequence ATGAACGACCCCGTCCACAAGAGCGTTCTGGCCAACGGCCTGCGGGTGGTCACGGTGGAGCTGCCCCACCTGCACACCGGGATGATCGCCGCGTACGTGCGGGCGGGATCGCGCCACGAAGAGCCATCCCGCAACGGCGTCTCGCACTTTCTCGAGCATCTGTTCTTCCGCGGCAGCGAAGGCTACCCCGACGGCCGAACGTTGAACGCCCTGGTCGAGGACTGCGGCGGCTCGCTCAACGGCGTGACCACGCGCGACCACGGGTACTACTTCTCGCCCGTGCATCCGGAGCGGCTGGAGGTCCCGCTGGCCGTTCTCGGCGACATGCTCGCGCGTCCGCTCTTCAAGGAGATCGAGCTCGAGCGGGAAGTGATCCTCGAGGAGATCCTCGACGAGGTCGACGAGAAGGGCCGCGACATCGACATCGACAATTTGGCGAAGGGGGCGCTCTTCCCCGGCCATCCGCTGGGCCTGAAGATCGCGGGCACGCCGGCCAGCGTCAGTGCCCTCACCGAGGAGCACCTGCGCGCCCATCACGCGAGGGCCTACGGGGCTCGGAACATCGTGCTTGCGGCAGCGGGACCGCTGCGCCACGACCGCCTGCTGGCGCTCGCGGAACGGCACTTCGGATCCCTCCGCTCCGGAGAGGTGCTCGACGACGAATCCCTGAACGGCGCTCCGCGCGGCCCCCAGCTCGTCGCCGTCGATCACACCGATGCGCAGATGGAGCTGCAGGTCTCCTTCCGTGGCCCTCCGGAGGAGCATGCCGACTTCCCCGTCCTGCGCGTGATCAAGCGCGTCCTCGACGACGGTCTCGCCTCGCGGTTGCAGATGCAGCTCGTGGAGCGAAAGGCGCTCGCATACTCGGTCGGCGCGGGAATGGACGGCTTCAGCGACTGCTCGGTCTTCGAAGTCGGATGCGCCTGCGCCCCGCGAAAGGCGACGGCGGCGCTCTCGGAGATGCTGCGCCTCCTCGCCGAGCTGCGCGACACCGACGTGCCCGACGACGAGCTCTTGCGAGCGAAGAAGAAGTCGCGGATCTCCCTCGAGTTTTCGCTCGACTCGCCGGCGGACATGATCGGCTGGTTCGGCGCAGGCGAGCTCCTGCATCCCCCCGCCGAGCCGTTCCAGCAATGGCTCGAGCGCATCGAGAACGTGACCGCCGCTGACGTCCG